A stretch of the Candidatus Denitrolinea symbiosum genome encodes the following:
- a CDS encoding DNA-3-methyladenine glycosylase — translation MSMTTYCDYCNSHPEDIYNRTYHDTQYGFPLTEDHLLFERLIFEINQAGLSWILILKKAEAFRKAYRGFDIVKVARFGDKDRARLLSDAGIVRNRLKVNAAIVNAGRILELQKDFGSFKNWLDAHHPRPKDEWVKLFRDTFVFTGGEIVNEFLLSTGYFEGAHDADCPVYKIVRKQNPPWAIIE, via the coding sequence ATGAGCATGACAACCTACTGTGACTATTGCAATTCCCATCCCGAAGATATTTACAATCGAACTTACCACGATACGCAATACGGCTTTCCCCTCACGGAGGATCATCTGCTCTTCGAGCGGTTGATCTTCGAAATCAATCAAGCGGGACTCTCGTGGATTCTTATTCTCAAAAAGGCGGAGGCTTTTCGCAAAGCCTATCGCGGGTTCGACATCGTAAAAGTCGCCAGATTCGGGGACAAAGACCGCGCCCGCCTCCTCTCCGACGCGGGCATCGTCCGAAACCGGCTCAAGGTCAACGCGGCCATTGTCAACGCGGGGAGGATACTCGAACTGCAAAAGGATTTCGGCTCGTTCAAAAACTGGCTCGACGCGCATCATCCGCGTCCCAAAGACGAGTGGGTGAAGTTGTTTAGGGATACATTTGTTTTCACGGGCGGCGAGATCGTGAACGAGTTCCTCCTGTCCACGGGCTATTTCGAAGGCGCGCACGACGCCGATTGTCCCGTCTATAAAATCGTGAGAAAGCAAAACCCGCCCTGGGCTATAATCGAATAG
- a CDS encoding esterase/lipase, producing the protein MPLQTISTAEPFFLPGDASKPACLLIHGFTGTPKEMRWMGYYLNARGHACLGVRLAGHATRPKDMARSRWTDWTASVEDGYNLLRGVSDRIFLVGLSMGGVLSLLMSTRLDAAGVVAMSTPAELPAPYPAWTMKALSYFKTYIRKSRGAPDEGWFDKEAWKDHISYPLNPIRSAAELQTMLGRMRSALPKVNVPVLLIHSKDDTYVPSDSMPKIYARLGASDKEMLWVTGSGHVVTRDAARGQVFEAAAAFIQRVAKSTK; encoded by the coding sequence ATGCCACTGCAAACCATTTCCACAGCCGAACCGTTCTTCCTCCCAGGCGACGCGTCCAAGCCCGCCTGCCTCCTCATCCACGGATTCACTGGCACGCCCAAGGAGATGCGTTGGATGGGCTACTATCTCAACGCGCGCGGCCATGCCTGTCTCGGTGTGCGCCTCGCGGGACACGCCACGCGTCCCAAAGACATGGCGCGGTCGCGCTGGACGGATTGGACGGCCTCCGTCGAGGACGGTTACAACCTCCTGCGCGGCGTATCGGACAGGATCTTTCTCGTCGGGCTTTCGATGGGCGGCGTGTTGTCCCTGCTCATGTCTACGCGGCTGGACGCGGCGGGCGTCGTCGCCATGTCCACGCCAGCCGAGTTGCCCGCGCCGTATCCCGCCTGGACGATGAAAGCGCTCAGTTATTTCAAGACCTATATCCGCAAAAGCAGGGGCGCGCCCGACGAAGGCTGGTTCGACAAGGAGGCGTGGAAGGACCATATCTCGTATCCGCTCAACCCCATCCGCTCGGCGGCCGAATTGCAGACGATGCTCGGACGGATGCGCTCCGCTTTGCCGAAGGTGAACGTCCCCGTGTTGTTGATCCACTCCAAAGACGATACGTACGTCCCCTCGGACAGTATGCCGAAAATTTACGCGCGCCTGGGCGCGTCGGACAAGGAAATGCTCTGGGTGACGGGAAGCGGCCACGTCGTCACGCGCGACGCGGCGCGGGGTCAGGTCTTCGAGGCCGCGGCCGCGTTCATCCAGCGGGTCGCAAAATCCACAAAATAA